A window of Castanea sativa cultivar Marrone di Chiusa Pesio chromosome 1, ASM4071231v1 contains these coding sequences:
- the LOC142626635 gene encoding uncharacterized protein LOC142626635, translating to MVENIQLTGLVLKIVRIDNPVIGFLEEDARHLHHSHNDALVVSIQIGDYNTHRVLVDNGSFVGTLYYSAFQQMRIGREQLIPTNVPFVGFGGTRVYPLGTVTLFVTIGDYPQQITRDVAFLVVDYSSAYNAILGCPTLNLWKAVTSTYHLMMKFSTKYRVGEVRGDQVVARKCYIAMLEMDNHFSTTCIEE from the coding sequence ATGGTTGAAAACATTCAGCTGACAGGATTGGTCCTGAAGATAGTGCGCATCGATAACCCTGTAATCGGGTTCTTAGAGGAAGACGCTCGTCACCTTCATCATTCGCACAATGACGCGCTCGTTGTGAGCATACAGATTGGGGACTACAACACTCACAGGGTCTTGGTAGACAATGGGAGCTTTGTCGGCACACTATACTACTCGGCATTCCAGCAGATGAGGATTGGGAGAGAACAATTGATCCCAACTAATGTACCTTTTGTTGGATTTGGAGGAACGAGAGTGTACCCACTTGGCACAGTCACATTATTTGTAACTATCGGCGATTACCCTCAACAGATCACAAGGGACGTTGCGTTCCTAGTTGTGGACTATTCATCCGCGTACAATGCCATTTTGGGCTGCCCAACTCTTAATTTATGGAAGGCCGTAACATCCACTTACCACCTAATGATGAAGTTCTCCACCAAGTACAGAGTAGGAGAAGTGCGGGGAGATCAAGTAGTGGCGCGTAAATGTTACATCGCCATGCTGGAAATGGACAACCATTTCTCAACAACGTGCATTGAGGAATAG
- the LOC142626604 gene encoding uncharacterized protein LOC142626604, with translation MKEYLKQVKNRMHNLNAKFVQIPREENERADRLAKAASAEHMSFPSQKDAQVYVKTYDKCQRFGNLIRQPMKEFIPMTTPWPFAQWGLDIMGPFPIVIRQLKFLLVGIYYFTKWVEAKALATITEKSVRSFVWRNIICRYGIPRILVLENEKQFDNDAFRDFCL, from the exons ATGAAGGAGTACCTCAAACAAGTGAAGAATCGAATGCACAACCTCAATGCCAAATtcgttcaaatcccaagggaggagaatgAGCGAGCCGATCGTCTTGCTAAGGCGGCATCAGCAGAGCATATGTCTTTTCCTAGTCAG AAGGATGCCCAGGTGTATGTCAAAACTTatgacaagtgtcaaaggttcgGCAACCTCATTAGGCAACCAATGAAGGAGTTCATACCAATGACGACCCcatggcctttcgctcaatggggactggatatcatgggaccatttCCTATAGTAATCCGGCAGCTAAAATTCCTACTAGTCGGTATatactacttcaccaaatgggtagaagctaaAGCCCTGGCTACCATCACGGAGAAGAGTGTCCGCAGCTTTGTATGGAGGAACATCATTTGCAGGTACGGTATACCTAGAatcctggttttagaaaatGAGAAGCAGTTCGATAATGACGCATTTAGAGACTTTTGCTTGTAG